In Macaca nemestrina isolate mMacNem1 chromosome 11, mMacNem.hap1, whole genome shotgun sequence, a single window of DNA contains:
- the LOC105473868 gene encoding ADP-ribosylation factor-like protein 4C has product MGNISSNISAFQSLHIVMLGLDSAGKTTVLYRLKFNEFVNTVPTIGFNTEKIKLSNGTAKGISCHFWDVGGQEKLRPLWKSYSRCTDGIIYVVDSVDVDRLEEAKTELHKVTKFAENQGTPLLVIANKQDLPKSLPVAEIEKQLALHELIPATTYHVQPACAIIGEGLTEGMDKLYEMILKRRKSLKQKKKR; this is encoded by the coding sequence ATGGGCAACATCTCCTCCAACATCTCGGCCTTTCAGTCCCTGCATATCGTCATGTTGGGCTTGGACTCGGCCGGCAAGACCACTGTGCTCTACCGGCTCAAGTTCAACGAGTTCGTGAACACTGTGCCCACCATCGGCTTCAACACCGAGAAGATCAAGCTGAGCAACGGCACGGCCAAGGGCATCAGCTGCCACTTCTGGGACGTGGGCGGCCAGGAGAAGCTGCGGCCGCTGTGGAAGTCCTACAGCCGTTGCACGGACGGCATCATCTACGTGGTGGACTCGGTGGACGTGGACCGGCTGGAGGAGGCCAAGACGGAGCTGCACAAGGTGACCAAGTTCGCCGAGAACCAGGGCACGCCGCTCTTGGTCATCGCCAACAAGCAGGACCTGCCCAAGTCGCTGCCGGTGGCCGAGATCGAGAAGCAGCTGGCGCTGCACGAGCTCATCCCGGCCACCACCTACCACGTCCAGCCGGCGTGCGCCATCATCGGCGAGGGCCTCACCGAGGGCATGGACAAGCTCTATGAGATGATCCTGAAACGCAGGAAGTCCCTCAAGCAGAAGAAGAAGCGGTAA